In Scleropages formosus chromosome 20, fSclFor1.1, whole genome shotgun sequence, a single window of DNA contains:
- the LOC108932995 gene encoding cytosolic sulfotransferase 1-like isoform X1: MAQRPRTFKFEGITMSHYFTDNWEKVKNFKAKPDDVVIATYPKAGTTWMCEILDQLYFGEMRKEGSLSPLYERVPFLEVCIEELSKGTDQIESLTTSPRLIKTHLPVQLVPQSFWEQNCRMIYVARNPKDSMVSYYHFERMNKIQPDPGAWEEYIHKFNTGELVFGSWYDHVQGWWDKSKSYSRIHYVFFEDMKEFPPPQDAAREISRLCSFLGLSPAETQKQEVLRKTGFDEMKKNFADEISKIKIFDESISPFMRKGAVGDWKNHFTAAQNEAFDEEYRKKMKNSDLKFRMEI; the protein is encoded by the exons ATGGCTCAGAGACCAAGGACTTTCAAGTTTGAGGGTATTACCATGAGTCATTATTTCACAGATAATtgggaaaaagtgaaaaatttcaAAGCGAAACCCGATGATGTAGTGATAGCTACATACCCCAAGGCAG GGACAACATGGATGTGTGAGATTCTTGATCAGCTTTATTTCGGTGAGATGCGGAAGGAAGGCTCGTTGTCCCCGTTGTATGAACGAGTTCCTTTTTTGGAGGTGTGCATTGAAGAGCTTTCAAAAG GGACAGATCAGATAGAGAGTCTAACTACTTCTCCGCGTCTCATCAAAACTCATCTTCCAGTGCAGCTGGTGCCACAGTCCTTCTGGGAGCAAAACTGCAGG ATGATATACGTGGCCCGGAACCCAAAAGACAGCATGGTGAGCTACTACCATTTCGAAAGGATGAATAAGATTCAACCAGACCCAGGAGCTTGGGAAGAATACATCCACAAATTTAACACTGGAGAGT TGGTGTTTGGTTCATGGTATGACCATGTCCAAGGGTGGTGGGACAAAAGCAAAAGCTATTCAAGGATTCACTATGTTTTCTTTGAAGACATGAAAGAG TTCCCCCCTCCACAGGATGCTGCTCGTGAGATTTCCCGCCTCTGCTCCTTCCTTGGTCTCTCAccagctgaaacacagaagCAGGAAGTGTTGAGAAAAACAGGGTTTGATGAGATGAAGAAGAATTTTGCGGATGAAAtatccaaaattaaaatatttgacgAGTCCATTTCTCCCTTCATGAGGAAAG GAGCTGTAGGCGACTGGAAGAATCACTTCACAGCGGCTCAAAATGAAGCCTTTGATGAAGAATATCGAAAGAAGATGAAGAACAGTGACCTGAAATTCAGAATGGAAATCTAG
- the LOC108932995 gene encoding cytosolic sulfotransferase 1-like isoform X2, protein MAQRPRTFKFEGITMSHYFTDNWEKVKNFKAKPDDVVIATYPKAGTTWMCEILDQLYFGEMRKEGSLSPLYERVPFLEVCIEELSKGTDQIESLTTSPRLIKTHLPVQLVPQSFWEQNCRMIYVARNPKDSMVSYYHFERMNKIQPDPGAWEEYIHKFNTGELVFGSWYDHVQGWWDKSKSYSRIHYVFFEDMKEDAAREISRLCSFLGLSPAETQKQEVLRKTGFDEMKKNFADEISKIKIFDESISPFMRKGAVGDWKNHFTAAQNEAFDEEYRKKMKNSDLKFRMEI, encoded by the exons ATGGCTCAGAGACCAAGGACTTTCAAGTTTGAGGGTATTACCATGAGTCATTATTTCACAGATAATtgggaaaaagtgaaaaatttcaAAGCGAAACCCGATGATGTAGTGATAGCTACATACCCCAAGGCAG GGACAACATGGATGTGTGAGATTCTTGATCAGCTTTATTTCGGTGAGATGCGGAAGGAAGGCTCGTTGTCCCCGTTGTATGAACGAGTTCCTTTTTTGGAGGTGTGCATTGAAGAGCTTTCAAAAG GGACAGATCAGATAGAGAGTCTAACTACTTCTCCGCGTCTCATCAAAACTCATCTTCCAGTGCAGCTGGTGCCACAGTCCTTCTGGGAGCAAAACTGCAGG ATGATATACGTGGCCCGGAACCCAAAAGACAGCATGGTGAGCTACTACCATTTCGAAAGGATGAATAAGATTCAACCAGACCCAGGAGCTTGGGAAGAATACATCCACAAATTTAACACTGGAGAGT TGGTGTTTGGTTCATGGTATGACCATGTCCAAGGGTGGTGGGACAAAAGCAAAAGCTATTCAAGGATTCACTATGTTTTCTTTGAAGACATGAAAGAG GATGCTGCTCGTGAGATTTCCCGCCTCTGCTCCTTCCTTGGTCTCTCAccagctgaaacacagaagCAGGAAGTGTTGAGAAAAACAGGGTTTGATGAGATGAAGAAGAATTTTGCGGATGAAAtatccaaaattaaaatatttgacgAGTCCATTTCTCCCTTCATGAGGAAAG GAGCTGTAGGCGACTGGAAGAATCACTTCACAGCGGCTCAAAATGAAGCCTTTGATGAAGAATATCGAAAGAAGATGAAGAACAGTGACCTGAAATTCAGAATGGAAATCTAG